The DNA region ATCTCGCTCAACTGCGCGGCGGTGCCACGCGACATGATCGAGAGCGAGATGTTCGGCCACGTGCGCGGCGCGTTCTCGGGCGCGGTGGTCGAGCGGATCGGCATGGTCGAAGCGGCCGCCAACGGCACCCTATTCCTCGACGAAGTCGGCGAAATGTCCGAGGCCATGCAGGCCAAGCTCCTCCGCTTCCTCGAGAGCGGCGAATACCGCCGCGTGGGCGAGAGCACCAATCGCCACGTGGCGACGCACGTCGTGGCCGCCACCAACGTGCCGCGCGATCGGCTCGGCCGCGGCGAGGGCTTCCGCCAGGATCTCTACTGGCGACTGGCGCAGGGCGTGCTCGAAGTGCCGGCGCTCCGGCATCGTCCCGGCGACATCGGCCTGCTCGTCGACCACTTCCTGCGTCTCGAGTCGAAAAAGATGGCCAAGCCGGAGCTGTCGCTGAGCGACGAGGCCCGCGCCGCGCTGCTCGCCTACGGCTGGCCGGGCAACGTGCGCGAGCTGGTCGGCGTGGTGCGGCGCGCGGTG from Candidatus Sulfotelmatobacter sp. includes:
- a CDS encoding sigma 54-interacting transcriptional regulator, which encodes ISLNCAAVPRDMIESEMFGHVRGAFSGAVVERIGMVEAAANGTLFLDEVGEMSEAMQAKLLRFLESGEYRRVGESTNRHVATHVVAATNVPRDRLGRGEGFRQDLYWRLAQGVLEVPALRHRPGDIGLLVDHFLRLESKKMAKPELSLSDEARAALLAYGWPGNVRELVGVVRRAVALAEHTIQVEHLELGSVREVAVTLTEELAEAERSRIEHAMRENDHSPTSAARALGIPRTTLIMKLKRLGIRERLAGPKPPAE